The following proteins are encoded in a genomic region of Pseudomonadota bacterium:
- a CDS encoding Hsp20/alpha crystallin family protein: MDYIKIKFGNDYGMFNPEHKKTIEDMFQSLSPMFSFYECSWKPPMDIYETVKEVVVIAEIAGINKDTLEVEISSMALKIKGTRNELPRTENTTFRLAEIQYGTFERILYFPVPIDTENVLASYANGFLHIKLAKISTNRTYKVSIVDG, translated from the coding sequence ATGGATTATATCAAAATAAAATTTGGCAATGATTATGGAATGTTTAATCCGGAACACAAAAAAACTATTGAAGACATGTTCCAATCGTTAAGCCCTATGTTTTCTTTCTATGAATGTTCGTGGAAACCCCCTATGGATATTTATGAAACCGTCAAGGAAGTTGTGGTTATTGCCGAGATCGCCGGGATTAACAAAGATACTCTTGAAGTAGAGATAAGCAGCATGGCACTTAAGATAAAAGGAACTCGCAATGAACTTCCACGGACTGAAAATACAACATTCAGGCTTGCAGAAATACAATACGGAACCTTTGAGCGGATACTCTATTTTCCTGTTCCGATAGATACTGAAAACGTTTTGGCATCCTACGCAAATGGTTTTTTACATATAAAACTTGCCAAAATATCAACTAACAGAACATATAAGGTTTCTATTGTTGATGGATAA